A section of the Verrucomicrobium sp. GAS474 genome encodes:
- the hisC gene encoding histidinol-phosphate transaminase — translation MLSATDLANPEVANLVPYEPGKPIDDVARELGLEPGSIIKLASNENPIGPSPKALEAIRNTLPSLHFYPDGAGYHLRNGIAGVFGLELKNVVLGNGSNEIIELAYHSFTRPGQHEIVTSENAFAVYELMAQLFGVGCTKVKEKDGFHQDLDAILAAITPKTRLVFVASPNNPTGTRIPNDALDRFLDALPDHVVAVIDEAYYEFLDNPPDTLRAVREGKKVILMRTFSKIQGLAGLRIGYALTTTEISGLLERSRQPFNTNMLAQAAALAALQDTEHQKKTKEMTDAGRLRLQEAFTRMGRKFVPSEANFVLVEVGDAASVFKKLQAKGIIVRSMVSYRLPAWIRVSIGTPAQLDLFLAELPGALPTA, via the coding sequence ATGCTTTCCGCCACCGATCTCGCCAACCCCGAAGTCGCCAACCTCGTCCCCTACGAACCGGGCAAGCCGATCGACGACGTCGCCCGGGAACTCGGCCTCGAGCCGGGCTCCATCATCAAGCTCGCCTCGAACGAGAACCCCATCGGGCCCTCGCCCAAGGCGCTGGAGGCGATCCGCAACACCCTCCCCTCCCTCCACTTCTACCCCGACGGCGCGGGCTACCACCTCCGCAACGGCATCGCGGGCGTCTTCGGCCTCGAGCTGAAGAACGTCGTCCTCGGCAACGGCTCCAACGAGATCATCGAGCTCGCCTACCACTCCTTCACCCGCCCCGGCCAGCACGAGATCGTCACCTCGGAGAACGCCTTCGCCGTCTACGAGCTGATGGCGCAGCTCTTCGGCGTCGGCTGCACGAAGGTGAAGGAGAAGGACGGCTTCCACCAGGACCTCGACGCGATCCTCGCGGCGATCACCCCGAAGACCCGCCTCGTCTTCGTCGCCTCGCCGAACAACCCGACCGGCACCCGCATCCCGAACGACGCCCTCGACCGCTTCCTCGACGCCCTCCCCGACCACGTCGTCGCCGTCATCGACGAGGCCTACTACGAATTTTTGGATAACCCGCCCGACACCCTCCGCGCCGTCCGCGAGGGGAAGAAGGTCATCCTCATGCGGACCTTCTCGAAGATCCAGGGCCTCGCCGGCCTCCGCATCGGCTACGCCCTGACGACGACCGAGATCTCCGGCCTCCTCGAGCGGAGCCGCCAGCCCTTCAACACGAACATGCTCGCCCAGGCCGCCGCCCTCGCCGCCCTCCAGGACACCGAGCACCAGAAGAAGACGAAGGAGATGACCGACGCGGGCCGCCTCCGCCTCCAGGAAGCCTTCACCCGGATGGGCCGGAAGTTCGTCCCCTCCGAGGCCAACTTCGTCCTCGTCGAGGTCGGCGACGCCGCCAGCGTCTTCAAGAAGCTCCAGGCCAAGGGGATCATCGTCCGCTCGATGGTCAGCTACCGCCTCCCCGCCTGGATCCGCGTCAGCATCGGCACCCCCGCCCAGCTCGACCTCTTCCTCGCCGAACTCCCCGGAGCCCTCCCCACGGCATGA
- the rpsA gene encoding 30S ribosomal protein S1 produces the protein MLEQLVKALPIYTEGSIVKGRIIEKRSKEILVDIGYKSEGVIALNEFEDGDTLAVGDEVEVFLEDLENEDGVIVLSKEKAAQKQNWDKIVKTFNEGGVIDGKVKAVVKGGLMLTVGVEAFLPSSQIDVAPPKNLREYEGKTLTCKIVKINEERKNVVLSRREIVEAERAEKRSKFLSSVEKGSLVKGTVKNITEFGAFIDLDGIDGLLHITDMSWSRLNHPSELLRIGQEIEVVVIDVDREKERVSLGLKQKSDNPWDKIADKYPVQTKVKGKVTNLAPYGAFVELEPGIEGLVHVSELSWTKRVARPADVLALGQEIEAIILDVNKDEQKISLSVRALDANPWDEVSLKYPVNMTVKGKVRSFTAYGAFIELDEGIDGFIHVNDLCWTRKINHPSELLKKGEEIEARVIEIDKTNQRISLGLKQLADDPWKAIEERYKVGETVSGKVTKVASFGAFVQLADDIDGLVHISQISNERVAKVKDVLKIGQDVTARIIRIDKAERRIGLSLKAMDYNEEQFEKERERLDTIRPGEDLGSLADAFDTAAQEDYRPGDKK, from the coding sequence ATGTTGGAACAATTGGTCAAAGCGTTGCCCATCTACACTGAGGGCAGCATCGTCAAAGGGCGCATCATCGAGAAGCGCAGCAAGGAAATCCTCGTCGACATCGGCTACAAGTCCGAAGGCGTCATCGCCCTGAACGAGTTCGAGGACGGAGACACGCTCGCCGTCGGCGACGAAGTCGAAGTCTTCCTCGAAGACCTCGAGAACGAGGACGGCGTCATCGTCCTCTCGAAGGAAAAGGCCGCCCAGAAGCAGAACTGGGACAAGATCGTCAAGACCTTCAATGAAGGCGGCGTCATCGACGGCAAGGTCAAGGCCGTCGTCAAGGGAGGTCTCATGCTCACCGTCGGCGTCGAGGCGTTCCTCCCCTCCTCGCAGATCGACGTGGCCCCCCCGAAGAATCTCCGCGAATACGAAGGCAAGACCCTCACCTGCAAGATCGTCAAGATCAACGAAGAGCGGAAGAACGTCGTTCTTTCCCGCCGTGAGATCGTCGAGGCCGAACGCGCCGAGAAGCGTTCCAAGTTCCTCTCGAGCGTCGAGAAGGGCAGCCTCGTCAAGGGCACCGTGAAGAACATCACCGAATTCGGTGCCTTCATCGACCTCGACGGCATCGACGGCCTCCTCCACATCACCGACATGAGCTGGAGCCGCCTGAACCATCCCTCGGAACTCCTCCGCATCGGCCAGGAAATCGAAGTCGTCGTCATCGACGTCGACCGCGAGAAGGAGCGTGTCTCCCTCGGCCTCAAGCAGAAGAGCGACAACCCCTGGGACAAGATCGCCGACAAGTATCCCGTCCAGACCAAGGTCAAGGGCAAGGTCACGAACCTCGCGCCCTACGGCGCGTTCGTCGAACTGGAACCCGGCATCGAAGGCCTCGTCCACGTTTCCGAGCTCTCCTGGACGAAGCGCGTCGCGCGTCCCGCCGACGTCCTCGCCTTGGGCCAGGAAATCGAGGCAATCATCCTCGACGTCAACAAGGACGAACAGAAGATCTCCCTCTCCGTCCGCGCCCTCGACGCGAATCCGTGGGACGAGGTCTCCCTCAAGTATCCCGTCAACATGACCGTCAAGGGCAAGGTCCGGAGCTTCACCGCTTACGGCGCCTTCATCGAGCTCGACGAGGGCATCGACGGCTTCATCCACGTCAACGACCTCTGCTGGACCCGGAAGATCAATCATCCCTCCGAACTTCTCAAGAAGGGCGAGGAGATCGAGGCCCGCGTCATCGAGATCGACAAGACCAACCAGCGCATCTCGCTCGGGCTCAAGCAGCTCGCCGACGATCCGTGGAAGGCCATCGAGGAGCGTTACAAGGTCGGTGAGACCGTCAGCGGCAAGGTCACCAAGGTCGCCAGCTTCGGCGCCTTCGTCCAGCTCGCCGACGACATCGACGGCCTCGTCCACATCTCGCAGATCAGCAACGAGCGCGTCGCGAAGGTCAAGGACGTCCTCAAGATCGGGCAGGACGTCACCGCCCGCATCATCCGCATCGACAAGGCGGAGCGCCGTATCGGCCTCTCCCTCAAGGCGATGGACTACAACGAGGAGCAGTTCGAGAAGGAGCGCGAGCGCCTCGACACGATCCGCCCCGGCGAAGACCTCGGCTCGTTGGCCGACGCCTTCGACACCGCGGCCCAGGAAGACTACCGCCCCGGCGACAAGAAGTAA
- the bamE gene encoding outer membrane protein assembly factor BamE: MKKTVLLPLFGFALVVALSLTACSSKLTNENLTKVKTGMSASEVEALLGKPASIETSETLGIRATTYYYKAGGAEVKISFLNDGVMVKEGSFK; encoded by the coding sequence ATGAAAAAAACGGTCCTCCTCCCCCTTTTCGGTTTCGCGTTGGTCGTGGCGCTCTCCCTGACCGCCTGCTCGTCGAAGCTGACGAATGAGAACCTGACGAAGGTAAAGACGGGAATGAGCGCCTCCGAGGTGGAGGCCCTCCTGGGGAAGCCCGCGAGCATCGAGACGAGCGAGACGCTCGGCATCCGGGCGACGACTTATTATTACAAGGCGGGCGGGGCCGAGGTGAAGATCTCGTTCCTGAACGACGGGGTGATGGTGAAGGAAGGGTCGTTCAAATAA
- the radC gene encoding DNA repair protein RadC: MSGTIHDMPGEDRPRERLQAHGPSALKSAELIAILLRTGREGASALRVAEELIERFGSLEALARAGVAELAKVKGVGPAKALQLVAAFGLGARFSRSQVEARPVATSSDIVALLGDEMRLLGHESIRVVLLDKKHRILAVEEVSKGLLDESLLHPREGFRAAIARNAAAVILVHNHPSGDPKPSVADRQVTRQFFEAAQVIGIPLLDHVILGGAGPGGETLYFSFQEQGLL, from the coding sequence ATGAGCGGCACGATTCACGACATGCCGGGGGAGGATCGCCCCCGGGAGCGGCTTCAGGCGCACGGGCCGTCGGCGCTGAAGAGCGCGGAGCTGATCGCGATCCTGCTGCGGACGGGGCGGGAAGGGGCCTCGGCCTTGCGGGTGGCCGAGGAATTGATCGAGCGGTTCGGGAGCCTGGAGGCCCTGGCTCGCGCCGGGGTCGCCGAGTTGGCGAAGGTGAAGGGGGTCGGCCCCGCGAAGGCGCTCCAGCTCGTCGCCGCCTTCGGTCTCGGGGCTCGGTTCAGCCGGTCCCAGGTGGAGGCCCGCCCGGTGGCGACTTCCTCCGACATCGTCGCCCTGCTGGGGGACGAGATGCGGCTCCTCGGCCACGAGAGCATCCGCGTCGTCCTCCTCGACAAGAAGCACCGCATCCTCGCCGTCGAGGAGGTCTCCAAGGGACTCCTCGACGAGTCGCTGCTGCATCCCCGCGAGGGGTTCCGCGCCGCCATCGCCCGGAATGCGGCGGCGGTGATCCTGGTGCACAACCATCCCTCGGGCGATCCGAAGCCTTCGGTGGCCGACCGACAGGTTACCAGGCAGTTCTTCGAGGCGGCCCAGGTGATCGGCATCCCCCTGCTCGACCATGTCATCCTCGGCGGGGCCGGTCCGGGGGGCGAAACGCTCTATTTCAGTTTTCAGGAACAGGGGCTTTTATAA
- the miaA gene encoding tRNA (adenosine(37)-N6)-dimethylallyltransferase MiaA, protein MIVFLLGPTGVGKSEVALRLAAEDKGAILSLDSMQVYRGLDIGTGKPTAAEQARIPHGGLDLFSWRDQADVARYVEAAAAFIEKSRGRPLYVVGGTGLYFRALTQGLSEAPPAPLALRAELAALRLAELTARLRSLDPGQEKEASFDWQNPRRVQRALEVLVATGVPLREWQKKKPTSPLLPPGTFRAFLLRRERDELRERIALRVEKMVAEGWIDEVRRLLDEGGPGSLADCAAIGYSLLAGWLERGGSPVALPAVRQEIVDATRQYAKRQLTWFRRESNVETLMIPPFKSSDETAWRVRAALQVPSC, encoded by the coding sequence ATGATTGTTTTCCTGCTGGGGCCGACCGGCGTCGGCAAGAGCGAGGTGGCCCTGCGGCTGGCCGCCGAGGACAAGGGGGCGATCCTCTCCCTCGATTCGATGCAGGTCTACCGGGGCCTCGACATCGGGACCGGGAAGCCGACCGCCGCCGAGCAGGCCCGGATCCCCCACGGCGGCCTCGACCTCTTTTCCTGGCGGGATCAGGCCGACGTCGCCCGGTATGTCGAGGCGGCGGCGGCGTTCATCGAGAAGAGCAGGGGCCGCCCCCTCTACGTCGTCGGCGGGACGGGGCTCTATTTCCGCGCGTTGACGCAGGGGTTGAGCGAGGCTCCTCCGGCGCCCCTGGCCCTGCGGGCCGAACTGGCGGCCCTTCGCCTGGCCGAGCTGACGGCGCGGCTCCGTTCCCTCGATCCGGGGCAGGAGAAGGAGGCGTCCTTCGATTGGCAGAATCCCCGCCGCGTCCAGCGGGCGCTCGAGGTGCTGGTGGCGACGGGGGTGCCCCTGCGCGAATGGCAGAAAAAGAAGCCGACTTCCCCCCTCCTGCCTCCCGGGACGTTCCGCGCCTTCCTGCTCCGGCGGGAGCGGGACGAATTGCGGGAGCGGATCGCCCTGCGCGTGGAGAAGATGGTCGCAGAGGGATGGATCGACGAGGTGCGGCGGCTCCTGGACGAGGGCGGGCCCGGCTCGCTGGCCGATTGCGCCGCCATCGGGTACTCCCTCCTCGCCGGCTGGCTGGAGCGGGGCGGATCGCCCGTGGCGCTTCCCGCCGTCCGGCAGGAGATCGTCGACGCGACGCGGCAATACGCGAAGCGCCAATTGACATGGTTCCGCCGGGAATCCAATGTGGAGACGTTGATGATCCCCCCTTTCAAGAGTAGTGACGAGACGGCCTGGCGCGTGCGCGCCGCCCTGCAGGTTCCCTCATGCTAG
- the lpxA gene encoding acyl-ACP--UDP-N-acetylglucosamine O-acyltransferase, whose amino-acid sequence MPSPLIHPTASISPHAQLGNNVRVGPGAQIDDSCVVGDDCEIRAHAVITGGAVLGKGNQIGYGAIIGAEPQDTAFKNEPSRVVIGDKNIIREYVTIHRGTKDGTETRLGDGNFLMVGAHVAHNCHIGSQVIIVNNVLLGGYVEVEDKAFLGGGAVVHQFVRIGELAIIRGRSALGKDLPPYFMGCEVNEVSGLNRIGMRRAGLGQDVRLNLTRAYKFLYRSGMNISQALEAIQKELHGGEIEKLVTFIQNSQRGICRARKASGTNGGGGAGGHGDGDGD is encoded by the coding sequence ATGCCTTCCCCCCTCATCCATCCCACCGCCAGCATCTCCCCCCATGCCCAGCTGGGGAACAACGTCCGGGTCGGCCCCGGCGCCCAGATCGACGACAGCTGCGTCGTCGGCGACGATTGCGAGATCCGCGCCCATGCCGTCATCACGGGCGGGGCGGTCCTCGGGAAGGGGAACCAGATCGGCTACGGCGCGATCATCGGCGCGGAGCCGCAGGACACGGCCTTCAAGAACGAGCCGAGCCGCGTCGTCATCGGGGACAAGAACATCATCCGGGAATACGTCACGATCCATCGCGGCACGAAGGATGGGACCGAGACCCGCCTCGGCGACGGGAATTTCCTCATGGTCGGCGCCCACGTCGCCCATAATTGCCACATCGGCAGCCAGGTCATCATCGTGAACAACGTCCTCCTCGGCGGCTACGTCGAGGTCGAGGACAAGGCGTTCCTCGGCGGCGGCGCCGTCGTCCACCAGTTCGTCCGCATCGGGGAACTGGCGATCATCCGGGGCCGGAGCGCCCTCGGGAAGGATCTGCCCCCCTACTTCATGGGGTGCGAGGTGAACGAGGTCTCCGGCCTGAACCGGATCGGGATGCGCCGGGCGGGCCTCGGGCAGGACGTGCGGCTGAACCTGACCCGCGCGTACAAGTTCCTTTACCGGAGCGGGATGAACATCAGCCAGGCGCTAGAGGCGATCCAGAAGGAACTCCACGGCGGCGAGATCGAGAAGCTCGTCACCTTCATCCAGAATTCGCAGCGGGGTATCTGCCGGGCGCGCAAGGCCAGCGGGACCAATGGCGGCGGCGGGGCCGGCGGGCATGGCGACGGGGATGGGGATTAG
- a CDS encoding prephenate dehydrogenase/arogenate dehydrogenase family protein — protein MSETGTSPFHVGTIAIIGPGLIGGAIAWACVHKKLCDYLTICDVNEDAWPILKKAFEGKTSPTLNYQVDLDHAVMNADLVFLCVPIDQMLNVATTISGSLKAEAVVTDVGSVKGPVVSALTPLLKERWIGGHPMAGREKGGFDPVASPTLFEGKTILLTPTTETTPETISRVTSFWKSVGGIVENLNAEEHDRRTAQISHLPHLAAAALAAIVDDESLHAAGPGFRDTTRIAAGPAAMWREILLANRTEVGGILDTLIVELQKARQALQNGDADTLQALLEKANDTRRKLE, from the coding sequence ATGAGCGAAACGGGGACATCTCCGTTTCACGTAGGCACCATCGCCATCATCGGCCCCGGACTGATTGGAGGTGCGATCGCTTGGGCATGCGTTCATAAGAAGCTTTGTGACTACCTCACTATTTGTGACGTGAACGAGGACGCATGGCCCATCCTTAAAAAGGCATTCGAGGGAAAAACGTCTCCCACCTTAAATTATCAAGTAGATCTCGATCATGCCGTGATGAATGCCGATCTGGTATTCCTTTGCGTCCCCATCGATCAGATGCTCAATGTAGCCACTACAATCTCGGGCAGCCTTAAGGCAGAGGCCGTTGTTACCGATGTGGGCAGCGTCAAAGGTCCTGTGGTTTCCGCCCTTACCCCTCTCCTCAAAGAACGATGGATCGGAGGCCATCCCATGGCTGGCCGGGAAAAAGGCGGTTTCGATCCCGTCGCCTCCCCTACTCTTTTTGAAGGCAAGACTATCCTTCTGACTCCCACGACAGAAACCACCCCAGAGACCATCTCTCGCGTTACCTCCTTTTGGAAATCCGTAGGAGGCATTGTAGAGAATCTCAACGCCGAAGAGCACGACCGCCGAACCGCCCAGATCAGCCATCTTCCCCATCTAGCCGCCGCCGCCCTCGCCGCCATCGTCGATGACGAGAGCCTCCACGCCGCCGGCCCCGGCTTCCGCGACACCACCCGGATCGCCGCCGGTCCCGCCGCCATGTGGCGGGAAATCCTCCTTGCCAACCGCACCGAGGTCGGCGGTATCCTCGACACCCTGATTGTCGAACTCCAGAAGGCGCGCCAAGCCCTCCAGAACGGCGACGCCGACACCCTCCAAGCCCTTTTAGAAAAAGCCAACGACACCCGCCGCAAACTCGAGTAG
- a CDS encoding lysophospholipid acyltransferase family protein → MRLWYAFARGLAHLLMGATCGITYEGRENLKGYEKGGLLIVSNHLSFLDPPMVACGMTREIHFLARKTLFKKNGFGWLISSLNSIPVDQDKPDMNGLRIIIKRLKEGCAVILFPEGARALDGRLQPGAPGAGLVAAKAGVPILPVRLFGSYEALPRGTAERPSKFRRHPLRVVIGKPYLPDFAAAAEKGKTGYEDLSREMMGKIAELS, encoded by the coding sequence ATGCGCCTCTGGTACGCCTTCGCCCGCGGTCTCGCCCATCTCCTCATGGGCGCGACCTGCGGCATCACCTACGAAGGGCGGGAGAACCTGAAGGGGTACGAGAAGGGAGGCCTCCTCATCGTCTCGAACCACCTCAGCTTCCTCGATCCGCCGATGGTCGCCTGCGGCATGACGCGGGAAATCCACTTCCTCGCCCGGAAGACCCTCTTCAAGAAAAACGGCTTCGGCTGGCTCATCTCGAGCCTGAACTCGATCCCCGTCGACCAGGACAAGCCCGACATGAACGGCCTCCGCATCATCATCAAGCGGCTGAAGGAAGGCTGCGCCGTCATCCTCTTCCCCGAGGGCGCCCGCGCCCTCGACGGGCGGCTCCAGCCCGGCGCGCCCGGCGCGGGCCTCGTCGCCGCCAAGGCGGGCGTCCCCATCCTCCCCGTCCGCCTCTTCGGCTCCTACGAGGCCCTCCCCCGCGGCACCGCCGAGCGCCCCTCGAAGTTCCGCCGCCATCCCCTCCGCGTCGTCATCGGGAAGCCCTACCTTCCCGACTTCGCCGCCGCCGCCGAAAAGGGCAAGACCGGCTACGAGGATCTCTCCCGGGAAATGATGGGCAAGATCGCCGAACTCTCCTGA
- the cmk gene encoding (d)CMP kinase, with amino-acid sequence MEFLTQKYAQSLPERTWHALKKKINPPKPPARPEEGTILNHVIAIDGPAASGKSTVSRELAKRLGFAHVGTGTLYRALTWKLLDEKVDFSKPALVAERLKTMKIECGIEADTLVMRLDHIDPLPHVRDGEINEYVSAVAAIPAVRQSLLEKQRELLNHGPLVVEGRDIGTVVFPHTPFKFFIDADPEVRAARRAKDGEKDSVASRDAQDAARKAAPMMKAKDAIRIDTSTLSIDEVVETVLGFLEGKGLFENADAHAVKEAK; translated from the coding sequence CTGGAGTTCCTCACCCAGAAGTACGCCCAGAGCCTCCCGGAACGGACCTGGCACGCCCTGAAGAAGAAGATCAACCCGCCGAAGCCCCCCGCCCGGCCCGAGGAAGGGACGATCCTCAACCACGTCATCGCCATCGACGGGCCTGCCGCCTCCGGCAAGAGCACCGTCTCCCGCGAGCTGGCGAAGCGCCTCGGCTTCGCCCACGTCGGCACCGGCACCCTCTACCGCGCCCTGACCTGGAAGCTCCTCGACGAGAAGGTCGACTTCTCCAAGCCCGCCCTCGTCGCGGAACGGCTGAAGACGATGAAGATCGAGTGCGGCATCGAGGCCGACACCCTCGTCATGCGCCTCGATCACATCGACCCCCTCCCCCACGTCCGGGACGGGGAAATCAACGAGTACGTCTCCGCCGTCGCCGCCATCCCGGCGGTCCGCCAGTCCCTCCTCGAAAAGCAGCGGGAACTCCTCAACCACGGCCCCCTCGTCGTCGAGGGGCGGGACATCGGCACCGTCGTCTTCCCCCACACCCCCTTCAAGTTCTTCATCGACGCCGACCCCGAGGTCCGCGCCGCCCGCCGGGCGAAGGACGGGGAGAAGGACAGCGTCGCCTCCCGCGACGCCCAGGACGCCGCCCGCAAGGCCGCCCCGATGATGAAGGCGAAGGACGCCATCCGCATCGACACCAGCACCCTCAGCATCGACGAAGTCGTCGAGACTGTCCTCGGCTTCCTCGAGGGGAAGGGCCTCTTCGAGAACGCCGACGCGCACGCGGTGAAGGAAGCGAAATAA
- the panB gene encoding 3-methyl-2-oxobutanoate hydroxymethyltransferase produces the protein MSDKSVNKTAWLLEAKQKGEKIASLTCYDYPTARLLDEGGVRLLLVGDSLGMVVLGYEDTTRVTLADMVHHTRAVARGAAVRGRATVVADLPYKSYETAEHAVTAAKALQAAGAHAVKLEGGRAFLPQIEAILKAGIPFVGHLGMLPQSVKEEGGYHVKGKTDDEAARIEDDAKALAVAGASAIVLELVVPAVAERITRAIPVPTIGIGSGDQCDGQILVVHDYLGLFPWFRPKFVRPDPEAELGPVLRESARRFVRRTGAPDWSEPTG, from the coding sequence ATGAGCGACAAGAGCGTGAACAAGACGGCGTGGCTCCTCGAGGCGAAGCAGAAGGGCGAGAAGATCGCCTCGCTGACCTGCTACGATTATCCGACGGCGCGGCTCCTCGACGAGGGTGGCGTGCGGCTCCTCCTCGTCGGCGATTCCCTCGGCATGGTCGTCCTCGGCTACGAGGACACGACGCGGGTGACCCTGGCCGACATGGTCCACCATACGCGGGCCGTGGCGCGCGGCGCGGCGGTGCGGGGCCGCGCGACGGTGGTCGCCGACCTGCCCTACAAGAGCTACGAGACGGCCGAGCATGCGGTGACGGCGGCGAAGGCCCTCCAGGCGGCGGGAGCCCACGCGGTGAAGCTGGAGGGCGGGCGGGCCTTCCTTCCCCAGATCGAGGCGATCCTCAAGGCGGGGATTCCCTTCGTCGGCCACCTCGGGATGCTCCCCCAGTCGGTGAAGGAGGAGGGGGGCTATCACGTGAAGGGGAAGACCGACGACGAGGCGGCCCGGATCGAGGACGACGCGAAGGCGTTGGCGGTGGCCGGGGCCTCGGCGATTGTGCTGGAACTGGTCGTCCCTGCGGTGGCGGAACGGATCACGCGGGCGATCCCGGTGCCGACGATCGGCATCGGTTCCGGCGATCAGTGCGACGGGCAGATCCTCGTCGTCCACGATTACCTCGGCCTCTTCCCGTGGTTCCGCCCGAAGTTCGTCCGGCCCGATCCCGAGGCCGAGCTCGGCCCGGTGCTGCGGGAATCGGCGCGGCGCTTCGTCCGCCGGACGGGGGCTCCCGATTGGTCGGAGCCGACCGGATGA
- the folK gene encoding 2-amino-4-hydroxy-6-hydroxymethyldihydropteridine diphosphokinase, with protein MKAGIAIGSNLGDRAAAVARAFAFLARLSPGHCLCSPVYETAPVDCPPGSGGFLNAAAEIDFAGSPGELLARLHEHERSEGRGREGGEKERNAPRAIDLDILYFGDRTIDEAGLVIPHPRMKGRRFVMEPLAAIVPGLIFPGETRTVGEILGDLKD; from the coding sequence TTGAAAGCCGGAATTGCCATTGGATCGAACCTGGGGGATCGCGCCGCCGCCGTCGCCCGGGCGTTCGCCTTTCTGGCCCGCCTCTCGCCGGGGCATTGCCTCTGCTCCCCCGTCTACGAGACGGCCCCGGTCGATTGCCCTCCCGGCTCCGGGGGGTTCCTCAATGCGGCGGCGGAGATCGACTTCGCCGGGTCGCCGGGGGAACTTCTGGCCCGCCTCCATGAGCACGAACGGAGCGAGGGGCGAGGGAGGGAGGGAGGGGAGAAGGAACGGAACGCCCCCCGCGCGATCGACCTCGATATCCTCTATTTCGGCGACCGGACGATCGACGAGGCGGGGCTGGTCATCCCCCATCCCCGCATGAAGGGACGCCGTTTCGTGATGGAACCGCTTGCGGCGATCGTTCCCGGCCTTATCTTTCCCGGAGAGACCCGGACGGTGGGGGAGATCCTGGGCGACCTGAAAGATTAA
- the hflX gene encoding GTPase HflX, whose translation MLVPKVKKAQEAGKERSMLVALERDGDSHADQVDSLDELASLVGTAGGDVVRSVIQRLPRPTAPYYIGKGKAEEVAATCEEEEIHSVIFDDELSPAQSRNLSNVVKRKIIDRTQIILDIFAFRAKTKEGKLQIELAQLNYLLPRLTRMWTHLSRQTGGIGTRGPGETQLEVDRRRVQEKIAKISRDLEAVRQHRATQRQGRSRHNWPVVSLVGYTNAGKSTLFNHLTRAEVLAEDKLFATLDPTTRVVDLPEKQRALFTDTVGFIKKLPHDLVEAFKATLEEVCEADLLLHIVDLSHPQYDNQIVAVQEVLSQIGAHEKPALVVFNKTDRVAPETVARVLDFHASSVAISAETGEGIDGLLRAISDRLAARRQRVHLLVPHNETSLVAELHREGSVEEISYEGDEIAVTARIPPGLQRRIEPYLTKG comes from the coding sequence ATGCTAGTCCCGAAGGTCAAGAAGGCCCAGGAAGCGGGCAAGGAGCGGAGCATGCTCGTCGCCCTCGAGCGGGACGGGGACAGCCACGCCGACCAGGTCGATTCCCTCGACGAGCTCGCCTCCCTCGTGGGGACGGCGGGCGGCGACGTGGTCCGCTCCGTCATCCAGCGTCTCCCCCGCCCGACGGCCCCCTATTACATCGGCAAGGGGAAGGCCGAGGAGGTCGCCGCGACGTGCGAGGAGGAGGAGATCCACTCGGTGATCTTCGACGACGAGCTCTCCCCCGCGCAGAGCCGCAATCTCTCCAACGTCGTCAAACGGAAGATCATCGACCGGACCCAGATCATCCTCGATATCTTCGCCTTCCGCGCGAAGACGAAGGAGGGCAAGCTCCAGATCGAGCTGGCCCAGCTCAACTACCTCCTCCCGCGCCTCACCCGCATGTGGACCCACCTTTCCCGCCAGACGGGCGGGATCGGGACCCGGGGGCCGGGCGAGACGCAGCTCGAGGTCGACCGCCGCCGCGTGCAGGAGAAGATCGCCAAGATCTCCCGCGACCTCGAGGCCGTCCGCCAGCACCGGGCGACGCAGCGGCAGGGGCGCTCCCGGCACAACTGGCCGGTCGTCTCCCTCGTCGGCTACACGAACGCGGGGAAGTCGACCCTCTTCAACCACCTGACCCGGGCCGAGGTCCTGGCCGAGGACAAGCTCTTCGCGACGCTCGACCCGACGACCCGCGTCGTCGACCTTCCCGAGAAGCAGCGGGCGCTCTTCACCGACACCGTCGGCTTCATCAAGAAGCTCCCCCACGACCTCGTCGAGGCCTTCAAGGCGACCCTGGAGGAGGTCTGCGAGGCCGACCTCCTCCTCCACATCGTCGACCTCAGCCACCCGCAGTACGACAACCAGATCGTCGCCGTCCAGGAGGTCCTCAGCCAGATCGGGGCGCACGAGAAACCGGCCCTGGTCGTCTTCAACAAGACCGACAGGGTCGCCCCGGAGACGGTCGCCCGCGTCCTCGACTTCCACGCCTCGAGCGTCGCGATCTCGGCCGAAACCGGGGAGGGGATCGACGGCCTCCTCCGGGCGATCTCCGACCGCCTCGCCGCGCGGCGGCAGCGGGTCCATCTTCTCGTCCCGCACAACGAGACGAGCCTCGTCGCCGAACTCCACCGCGAGGGGAGCGTCGAGGAGATCTCCTACGAGGGGGACGAGATCGCCGTCACGGCGCGGATTCCTCCGGGCCTCCAGCGGCGGATCGAGCCTTACCTGACGAAAGGTTGA